One Vicia villosa cultivar HV-30 ecotype Madison, WI linkage group LG5, Vvil1.0, whole genome shotgun sequence genomic window, caatgaaagcaataatgtcttcgcaactgaacttgctaaacatatactacaaacaaggaacctccactgagcggaaggattctcatgctgactttttaaggactgaactccttgtatgccatacatgactataccctccacctaattcttatgtgtacttaatccgggttaggatttgtccataatgtatcacttgtaacagaatcacaccagtaacagaaccaaggaaccacacatgtaacaagaataaaataaaacataacaaatagaaataaccctttctttggaaacaataaaaagatggtccccagtgaagtcgccatttttctgtcgcgggcgaaaaatcgtttttgttcctcttttttgtggatgagacacctgatgccttctttgggctcgagtgctcaaaaaaaatgatttttcttttgtaccgaccaaactttttattatttccaaaggaggaaaaggaaaaaagctgcaataacctaaaagtgggggagagattccgggtaagagggttggttatacgaagggaaggtattagcacccaacgtatctatagtactctataggtttctttgttatgtttattccattcttgttgtggtggaggttcttgtgaaataggtgggacctaaggtgtttgtttgattatgctcgcaaagatcatcgcgatcctctgcatacatatcccctagagggaatcagagcatctgtagctcggggtctacgggtgctaaggtttgaatggttttttttttttttttttgttttgttttgctcgccaaggatcgaccttgtgcctacgtattctcaaagggatgttgagaaagtcagagcaatcgtagttcccacttatgctagtggaagcaaagaaaaatagacaaatgtcgtctaaatgctagatgtatctaatctatatcatcacatacatctgtttgattttgtttaaaaatcttttcattataagcccggggccatgccacttagggtgcttagaatgataaagatgtttttgtttgtttaaccagccttgtggcaaaagtttcaatgaagtcagccttgtgacaaaaactttgattaatcagccagccttgtggcaaaagtttcaatgaagtcagccttgtgacaaaaactttgattaatcatccagtacggtggtaaaacagtttgattgattagccagccttgtggcaaaaaggtttgattttgattgattgattgtttgtgatgatatataagagatactcctagcatagagatgaaaaatgtctaatctcctagggtatttgttttggatattggggatgcttataagaagcccgtgggtccttgtacgaagcccaagaggaggctatccgagggtccttgcattgtaagcccaagaggaggctatgggagggacaatccggggtccttgcattgtaagcccaagaggaggctatgggagggtcactcgtttgtacaaagcccaaggggaggcatggtatagttggtttgagctcttagagcgatttcaccgggaaaccatactctatgtcctaacctaaactagtggagattctttgcacgaagcccaataggaggctatggggaacctagtgttgtactaagttgaataagcatataacacaatcacaagtatgaacaagtacgaacaaatatgaacaagtacatgaacaaatatgaacagttatacatatatgacaaagtgtgtgtatataatggagtttatgaaggaaatatacctgtaagcatgatccatttgtatacacagggctcgggactcacactcggggagaggtccatttgaatttattcaaagctatgtaaacaggtatttacaaaggggctcgggacttatacctacatggaggcccatggtatatttttgggaagatttaaagaaaccttcatttttggtttgttattcaaagttaaaaaacacattgattgagatatgtacaaaaggcgtacaatgaaatacctaatttcatgtactagagtgggtatgtacaaaagggcttgggacttatacctacgtggaggcccgtggttttatttacaaaacatggttgactgtttatttacagacgcgttgtttgaaaaacggtttgaagatttgttttgaaagagttttctgtacaaagaaaaactgtataaagaaaaaggaaagggacttatactctctaatattcgagaggcccatgttttattttcataaaacatggtggatggtttaaaaaagagttgaaagatttgtttgttaaaaaaactgtttggaagtttatttggaaaaaagttttctgttaaaacaaaaactgtacaaagaaaaacgaaagggacttatactctctaatattcgagaggccccacatcgttttgaaaatcaattgatcaattaaaaagatttaatcaatagtttcctttgaaaatcaaaaagaaatggtttaccgtttttgaaaagaatcgtgatcgctcgtttttaaaacgatttgaattttgaaagaaatcaatttaatcaagataaacaagaagattgtcttcaattaacatttagatgattagggtttgcttcaaaaaatatttacaagtgattaaatttgaaaatcaaatgaaaaataatatttaaaagtattaaaattacttaaaaacaagtcattttaaaaccaattaaaaatgtatcaaataaatatttttttgtgattttttttgatattgtcaaaatatatatattaaataagaggtgtttaaaaaatgaagaaaaaataagttaatttgatgtattaaataattaaatgaagttgtaaaagaaaatgaaagaaaatagtgttaaaaaagagggtttggtctcacaagggtttgaacccacgacctggaggttaccaaccaaaacacttgccaactgagctgcgcgcgcagcttgtaaataacacgcttccatttaattatattttaaaacgaaccatttgaatttctgaacaaaaaatggcgccaagaacacatccctaacttgattttgaattttctgaaaactgagttgttttgatcaatcaaagggtctatctcactcggtttttcacgaggaacatgatggtggtcttataattcatttatttttactctaagggggtcaattttgtgatgaacacgaagaaccctaaaactgaaattcaatgtgaaatcgtgtatgatcatgatatgatgcaattgattgagggttattattcagtgatggtgcagaaacaagatggtaacttagtttttcatttatgatgcatgtatgatagagtttgaagttcatgagcacttaccttaaaaatggcaaaactgagaatcgaattctgcaaatgaagagttccagttgttgtttcttgatctgaacaccttcagtggaccttatggaacatgtttggatgcctgaagcaatttgaaaacctcttgatcaatccatggtactcgatctgcagtatggttcaagtgaggatcaagctagctgattttgatgtttcagatcatggataatggttggaacagttcatatgaagtatatggagtgtgtttggatggttagattggacagatatggcctggtatgagaattgatatgttaaggctcattttatgcaaacatggtggttgaagagtgattctgagatttagggtgatttggggtgtgtgagtggatcaaacacatcatatttgatgtttatgagatgttagaaccatcactttggccataactcaaagggtttggaggttgagttttctacctctttgaaaactatgaaacttgcaattcaagaaagaagagagaaaacctataattgtgaggttttggtgtgagtttgaagatgatttgaacctctatttataggccaaggattctgaatgaagagctcttgcaagttgcttcaagaatgatgatttggcttaagagataaaatggaatctttcacattaaatgcaaatggttaaagttactaaaccatggttaaattccaagcttcctatcctcttccattctgatcttcaaatcagaaaatatcattcaattattgcctctatgtatcattacttgcattatttggcaaattggttcataactttgcaaaaatggcttgaaatttcaagtgaaatggtcactaatgtcaaaattcaaaaccatggctacactccatattttttcatgctcttggacattttggaaagctcatattacacacttcaaaaccctagttgaaagtttcttcaagacctttaaggaaatgggtgaaaaagatccatgaactttgaagaaaatgaagttttaagtgaatttttcaaaaagtaccaactttgaagcaccatatctcttaaatggttgatcttatggaaaaaatttatatgtgacaaagttgttcattggatcaaaatctacaactttcatgttggaagtttttttcagtttgtaggtgaaattttgagttattcccctccaaagtttggaaaaaaccatgaaaaacacagaaaaattttctaagtatgaaagtcaaacttttgactttttgattcttgattgattttcttgatttttcttgaccaaatgacttcatatatcatatattgatgatttgaaacttcaaaagtcatggttgaccaaaattccccaaaagtcaatggtgatcttgtacagttgactttttcagacgaatcgcgtttctggagatttcaaatgaaacaggctatcctcaccatatgaatggtatgaatggatcatattgaggctttagaggatattgagccatggtttgagttgtggcaccatgtcctgattaaaaagtcagttgttcagtgaattaggtcaaaaaccctaattgtcgaccagatgaaattgatgtctgtaggtcttgaattgagatgtaatttccattgtatattgtcatagggattatttgaggatgattgaaacctttgattgacttcctggggatttttagggtttcccaaatgtgatccctgatttcagtccctgatagttcaaaaatcctgatctgaggatttgtctgatcaatctttgtgtaggagatgttatgagccaatggattaggtcaaaatgatgcacttgaggtcttgatatcatgtcccaagccattaggtcaaattctgagcaaaagtcaagagtatgctatcttcagtcaaaaccctaattcagtcgattcagagcctttgagcttgttgaaatgaatctctgaggaacaaatgttgattgttgatgaagatgaatcatttgaaatgaagggagaacaaaaccctaattgattattacttgtactgatgagtggtttcctgattaaaccctgctgagtcacaagtagcaaacacaagctatgcaatttgttagagatgcaaatgatgcatatgcagatgatatgaggtggtatcttaggtcaaaaattggggtatgacaattcttTCCCGAACTCTAATATGTCTAGTGTAGGGAAAACTTGCATGAGTTATGTCTAGTGTAGGCAGATCCTGAATATTTGGCATTCTTATGGGATATTAAGATCGATAAAGTAGAAGGCTCGCGAGGTAACGACCTTGTGGATATTTTCTAGTTTAATGGATTAATAAGCATATAGAAGATGGACAATTCATAATGCATGATTTTAGCTATATGCTTGGATGCATATTTGGAGTCTCATAGAGTTATATCAACATGTTGATGATTCGGACGCTGTGCTCGGTTGTAAGGGGCCACTTCAGCCATGATTTATGAGTCATATAAGTGTTATGTGATTACCAAGACGTCTCTATGGCATATGATATGTGATTTATCCTTGTTATCACTATTACGGATATGAGATTCTATCTTGGTTGAAATGAGGCTTTTACCCCGGTTGATAAGGCGAGGTAACATAGAGTGTCATAGAAAATGGCTACTTCCCCCTTGGGTCACTGACAGCTGAAGTACAATATTTCTTCGGTTCAACAAGTTaaatcaacttcatcttcaaagaCCTATTCTAAGGAGAAATAGCTAGTCGTAGCTATGAGTTTAGAAAATTATACATGAAATTTGAGGTAGAATTTGGTCTTCAAGGATGAAAAACCTTCTTGAGTTCCATGATCGCTTCTACGGTCAAATCACTCTCCAAAAAGTCCAATCTCTAAAATTCTAAAAGAACTACTTTTTACAAAAACGTGAGTGCTTCGTAAAAATGCAATAGGGAAGAGACTAAAGTCCAACTCCTTTCACAACtactaattaaattgatttaacaAGATAATTTAATCTTTTCTAATATCTTACAATTGGGTCTAGATAACAAAAGAGAAAATAGACTAAAATTttcttttgaataaataaaactcACTAAATTAAAGAttacaaatatattttaatatctaatattttttaatatctaATAATTTTCTTAAATCCAAGAAAATATATAAGGAAAACTAGAATAGAACAACATAATAGTTTACCAAATTTTAttcattgctctatattcagagCTAAATTATACTACAAATATATTTGTAAATCATTTCTCCAAACCTTGAATCAAACCATTAAATGCCCCATACAGTGTCTTTCTACGAGAGTGGAAGTAAACAAGCATATTATCTCTTGGAGGCAAGTTATCCTTAATCACAGGATGGCTAAGAAAATTAGCCTTCCATGCAGTGATGGCTGAACATTTCAATGGATCTACTATCTGCATACACCCAACTTCCTCAAAAACCGGGAGCCAGTAAGAGATCCATCCAAGAGCAAGATCAAGGTAACCAATATTGTCTCCTCCAAAGAATTTCTTCCCCTTAATTTCTTCTTCTATCTTCTCTATTGCTTCTCTGGCAAGTTTCACAGTCTTTTCCTTATATTCCCCACTGCTACACATTGCAGCAAATGCTGTTTGCAAAAGCTATTGAAATTAACTTATTAACtaacatttttataataaaaaaaatagacttacacgaaatctcaaccgttaataaTATTCgatcaaatgactattatataCTAACCTTTTGTTCACCAAAATCAGCCCAAAATCGAGCATGAGATCTTTGATAAGGATGGAGAGGCATCAAAGGACATTGCCTCCATGTTTCATCAATGTATTCAAGGATGATTAATGACTCTGCAATTGGTTTCTGGCCATGAACAAGAACCGGAACTTTCTTATGAACCGGGTTCAATTCCAAGAGGAGATTgcttttgttgaagatatcttcttCTATATACTCATAATCAACACCTTTGAGTTTTAGAGCCCATTGAACCCTTTTAGAATATGGACTCACCCATAAGCAAACCAACTTCACATTTTGGTTTTCCattgtcttgagttaatgagTTAAAATTTTCGTTTAATCTGTTTCTTCTATATATAATACGTGCCATTGTTATAAAGTGCTTATGTGCTATTGTTTCTCTCCACACAATTTATGAATACTATTCGACTCACTTTCTAAATTATCCGTATGCGTTTAATTGTCAAATTTATTTTTAAGACTCTAGAGAGTAGAGACGACACATTTGACTATATGTCGTTAGATAAAGATGAGGTAATCACTTACCAAACTTTTATTGGGATTGTGGTTGAGATGTTTACACCAAGATCAATTATTAAATTTTAGAATAAAtgcattttattttacaaaatagaTTTATACATGTTTGATATTACTTGTTTTAAAGTGCGTTAAAATGCATTTGATCTACTAAAAAGTAAAGGATAGTACAACACAATTCTAATTATCCTTTGTTTGACTTGAAAAAAGTTTAGGGCAGAACAAAAAACATATTTACGGACCGAAcagaatttaatatttttattattcacTAAAACATAAGACAATTTTTTCTCTACAGtaatattattttctattaagaaacaaataatcttcttatttattttttattaaaattatattatttctcTCGCTTATCCTACTCTATAAAATATTTACAATACGAAACTacgaaaaatataaatttttgtttctaatacaagttatttaaaatacgaaagtattttttttctaatacaaattatttaaaatacgaaaaaataactttttaatttttattaaactgTGCACTAAAGGATCGAATGACATCAATTATCACGTATATCCGTGATCAAATTCTACTTATTCTAAAGTCAATAATTGGCTACAACGATCTTATTGGAAGGACAATGATGATATTCGATCGAGTTGCAAGAATCACCCCGAGTTCATCAACCACAAAACCTTCCTCATACCTCGCCGTATATCTTATTGATGGTGGATCGTCTTGTAGGGGAAAGTGAACAAAAATGTACGATAATAGGCTTTTCAACATCTATAGTGAACCATTTAGTGTTCAGGATCCTCATTAAGGATGAAGTTCTTGCGATGTCATGTATACTAACATATTTAGAAAGCTAGAGTTACATGATCGAGACCTCATACCATCCAAATGCATAAATCTATTAGTTTTGAATGACCCCATCTTTCGCCCCTTTAGAGCCATAAAATTATCATTATCTATCGGAGAAAGGGAAACATGAAAGGACCGTGAATGTGTATTTCTTGGTGATTCGTTATGGGATTGTCTAAAATTGCATCTTTGGGAGATCTTTCCTCGTGGCGTTAGATGTGGTTTCTTCTACTCCCCACCTGAAAACGAAGTATCAAACGGCACTAGGGAACCCATTATCATTCTTGATGATCTGCGTGGAGCTCATATGATACACGAAACAACACTTAAGAAGACTCGTGTGATCGCATTCATCTTCGAGTAGAAGATAAAGAAGACTCATGTGTCGTCCATCACCACCATCGACCTTGATGTATGAGAATACGAAGTCCTACTAGATGACGAACTTAGCTTACCATTAAAGACCAAAGAAAATCCCGAAGACCTATCCCatattaaaaatttgaaggagtaCAACTCGATACACTACTACTAAAAACCCATTTAACAACGGTTAGGAAAGATATATAACCACGCGGGACTAGGCGTTGTTATGTAGCGTGTGTGGTTGTATATGCGATACTTACAATTACGGTCTTGAGACCGTTGTTGTATTCTAGAAAATGCACGCCATATCACAACCATTAGTTAACCCAACCGTTGTGAAATAGATGACAAATTTCAGGTTAACTCTAACCATAATTAAGATATTAACTAAGGTAAAAATAACAATGCCTAAAAATAAGTTGTAAGTACCTCCTAATAATACAATAATGATGTTTCATCAATAATGCAAGTCAAAATCGCTAAATTCTTAATGAAACCGCAACCTCGACACTGTCACTATTACAAACATTCATATATACGGTGAGTGTACTCAAATTATGAGAGGGTTGCTAATGAAGTCCATTGAGAAGAACTAGAACCTCTCCCAAACACACTGCAAAATTTAGCACACCATAAGTGTCACCAAATCTCTCATTATTTCCAATAGTTTACAAGTCTTCCACAGTAATTTATTTAGCAGTACATATATAATTCAAACATGCATGCATAATCAACAACCAATTAACCATGACAAGTTGAAGAAAACTCCTCTATGCGACGATGACAATAAGCAATCATTTTATCCTTTGGTGGCAAGTTGTCTTTAATGGCAAGATGATTCAGAAAATTGATCTTCCATGAAGAGATGGATGGACATTTTAATGGGTTAAGTACCTGCATTGACCCAATTTCCTCCCATATTGGAAGCCAACAAGTGATCCATCCAAGAGCAAGATCAAGATACCCAATATTGTTCCCTCCAAAGAATTTCTTCCCATTTATCTCCTCTTCTAATTTCTCCATTACTTCTTTTGCTTCCTTTAAATACTTctctccttcttctccttttctcACCATTGCTCTCCATGAACCTAACGCAAGCTAGAATTTATACACACAAAATAGGGTTTTGAAACAGATGACAAATTTATAAGTATAATatcaaatttgaaagaaaaagaaaatgctcACAAAATTATTGTGTAGATAGTTTTTAAATTGATTCAAatctttgaaatatttttttttaggttagaacattatataattttaaataaaaattcaaaaatatcgtTTTTTATAACATTAATGTTAGAATTTAAAACCACAATGTTGGTGAAAATTTAGTAATTAAGTGTGGAGAGGGAGAGAGATGAATTAGAGAGAATATAATTGAGAGTGAAAATGTACTTTCAGCATTCTCATTATATTGATACTTTAAAGGTATATACACAAGTCTAATTGATTGGAATACAAGCAACTAACTGAAAAAACAGAAAAATTGAAATGTCAGTCTATAACCCGGGTAATGGTACCTAGTTAcaggtattttaaaattaattatcaatACAATGGTAGCCAGGTACCAAAAATACAGTACCCGGTTACATCTATTTTAAAAGCCAATTTCTAATACAGTGGTAACCTAGTTATTAAAACATAGTAATCATTTACAACACTTGAATTATGTGATTTTCATAACAATTAAATATTCATACTCATGGAGTACATCCAAAAGCTAACACTGAGATACATGATTTTTTTGCAAATGTTTAGTCTTGC contains:
- the LOC131607886 gene encoding glutathione transferase GST 23-like; protein product: MENQNVKLVCLWVSPYSKRVQWALKLKGVDYEYIEEDIFNKSNLLLELNPVHKKVPVLVHGQKPIAESLIILEYIDETWRQCPLMPLHPYQRSHARFWADFGEQKLLQTAFAAMCSSGEYKEKTVKLAREAIEKIEEEIKGKKFFGGDNIGYLDLALGWISYWLPVFEEVGCMQIVDPLKCSAITAWKANFLSHPVIKDNLPPRDNMLVYFHSRRKTLYGAFNGLIQGLEK
- the LOC131603369 gene encoding probable glutathione S-transferase, with amino-acid sequence MGNQDVKVLNFLLSPVGRRVEWALKLKGVDYEYIEEDIFNKSNLLLELNPVHKKVPVLVHGKKSIAESLIILEYIDETWKQYPLLSRHPYERSRARFWAKLSDEKLALGSWRAMVRKGEEGEKYLKEAKEVMEKLEEEINGKKFFGGNNIGYLDLALGWITCWLPIWEEIGSMQVLNPLKCPSISSWKINFLNHLAIKDNLPPKDKMIAYCHRRIEEFSSTCHG